The following coding sequences lie in one Helicoverpa zea isolate HzStark_Cry1AcR chromosome 2, ilHelZeax1.1, whole genome shotgun sequence genomic window:
- the LOC124643969 gene encoding bromodomain-containing protein 3-like isoform X1, whose amino-acid sequence MPLSQRLDEPLVTIEIADSSTMQQAVDPLATTSTPTAEPVNGAPPDEPARRQGRMTNQLQFLQKNVMKAVWKHQFAWPFHQPVDAKKLNLPDYHKIIKKPMDLGTIKKRLESNYYYSAQECIQDFNTMFTNCYVYNKPGEDVVVMAQTLEKLFLNRIAQMDKEEKEIEAPSKGGKGGVKKRGTSTPGAAAVGAAGGATPAAAAAPRAPKPAPPAPHPALVGSTNTTTTPALPAPPATPPATHTGLPQQVATQPSSFHVAQPAAPPVSTIPAVALSQTQPAKVKKGVKRKADTTTPMGSSFEGGYTTPTIDQQSGPKPAKISTRRESGRQKKASRTGDDGFKMGGLSPSGAGASHHSVMTPQLAKSKEKLSDALKSCNEILKELFSKKHSGYAWPFYKPVDADLLGLHDYFDIIKKPMDLGTVKQKMDNRAYKTAAEFAADVRLIFTNCYKYNPPDHDVVAMARKLQDVFEMRYAKIPDEPVHVGVPHMDKGSSASSSESGSESDSESDDSEEERNNKVKLLEKELLALQEKMRKLVEESNNKKKAKKKMKDKQKKQITNNAVPKPNAAAAYAAKANNIAENLAAPSSVRGKPGSKRGGAGGAAGKAGARAAPGKKKSSTPTAAPPPHPPPHPDTDDEDHAKPMSYDEKRQLSLDINKLPGDKLGKVVHIIQSREPSLRDSNPDEIEIDFETLKPSTLRELENYVASCLRKKTHRKVSGKSKDEQIAEKKQELEKRLQDVSGQLGTNKKQQQKKEGCKEALGGGMSSSSSSSDSSNSSSSTDTSSSDSSDSEAGTGPSRTPKKKAKKQHQHPPQAQKPVPTVTVATPVAPPVAVPAAVELAPPAPADVKPVPGPEAVAVQPDHKEAAAPPAPALAPPAPAPPQPPNIIPDSSIAPIVREVEDHKPIPKIEPRNGLDKVDPSQYIDPIERSLASLERSLKADVPMDVSVGVSESSMRLEEEFSLPKPQMMPDSAHQNLMAQLGGLTEVARVPEQIKTEMYLQPHNGYVEKMQLEREHLRPDVNPIIQGMTVPPVSSIFDPIPSAPHSVISQSHHNIPNAPCLITPAAKKEDIKPLLTPKPIEDLMGVPNMVSNNMSDRAKYEMEKKMEDSKNTNFAQAFKLKQEQNLKNASSWSSLAQAGSPQSIPNMGTNHQIKQKPVMDSFQAFKKQAKEKIDRQRALIEQQELRKKEQAERERQRQETERRQPDEEKMRVGAGPRKVESAEVASPRVSPVARASPPAAAAAAAAAAPDKPAASERERLRQREQERRRREAMAGQIDMNMQSDLMAAFEESL is encoded by the exons ATGCCTCTTAGTCAGAGATTGGATGAGCCTCTTGTTACAATTGAG ATTGCTGACTCCAGCACAATGCAGCAGGCAGTCGATCCTCTCGCTACTACCAGCACG CCGACGGCGGAGCCGGTCAATGGCGCTCCCCCCGATGAGCCGGCGCGGCGGCAGGGCCGGATGACAAATCAGCTACAATTTCTCCAAAAGAATGTAATGAAGGCAGTATGGAAACATCAGTTTGCGTGGCCTTTTCACCAACCTGtagatgcaaaaaaattaaacctccCT GACTACCATAAGATAATTAAGAAGCCCATGGACTTAGGAACAATAAAGAAAAGGCTTGAGTCCAACTATTACTATTCAGCTCAGGAATGTATTCAAGATTTCAACACCATGTTCACCAACTGCTATGTTTACAATAAACCAGGCGAGGATGTAGTAGTTATGGCACAAACTTTGGAGAAATTATTTCTGAATCGG ATAGCTCAGATGGACAAGGAGGAAAAGGAAATCGAGGCGCCGTCGAAAGGTGGCAAGGGTGGGGTCAAGAAGCGCGGGACGAGCACGCCGGGCGCCGCAGCAGTTGGGGCAGCCGGCGGCGCcacgcccgccgccgccgccgcgccgcgcgcgcccaagcccgcgccgcccgcgccgcaccCCGCGCTCGTGGGCTCCACCAACACCACCACCACGCCCGCgctgcccgcgccgcccgccacgCCGCCCGCCACGCACACCGGACTGCCGCAGCAG GTGGCGACGCAGCCGTCCAGCTTCCACGTGGCCCAGCCGGCGGCCCCGCCAGTCTCGACGATACCAGCGGTAGCATTATCCCAAACGCAGCCGGCCAAG GTGAAAAAGGGTGTGAAGAGAAAAGCCGATACTACGACGCCTATGGGAAGCTCTTTTGAAGGGGGCTATACAACACCTACCATAGATCAGCAGAGTGGTCCCAAACCTGCTAAAATCTCCACAAGGAGAGAAAGTGGTCGACAGAAGAAG GCGAGCCGGACAGGGGATGATGGATTTAAAATGGGAGGTTTATCTCCTAGCGGTGCTGGCGCTTCGCACCACTCTGTCATGACTCCTCAGCTTGCTAAGAGTAAAGAGAAACTCTCTGATGCTCTTAAGAGTTGTAATGAAATTCTAAAAGAACTTTTCTCTAAAAAACATTCA GGTTATGCCTGGCCGTTTTATAAACCTGTAGATGCTGATTTGCTTGGACTTCatgattattttgatattattaagaAACCCATGGACCTTGGAACCGTGAAACAAAAGATGGACAATAGAGCATATAAAACAGCCGCTGAATTTGCCGCCGACGTACGTCTAATATTCACGAATTGTTATAAATATAACCCGCCGGACCATGATGTCGTTGCAATGGCTCGAAAACTTCAGGATGTCTTTGAGATGAG ATATGCCAAGATTCCTGACGAACCCGTACACGTAGGCGTCCCGCATATGGATAAGGGCAGCTCTGCATCAAGTTCGGAGTCTGGCTCCGAGTCTGATTCTGAATCTGATGATtcagaagaagaaagaaataacAAAGTTAAGCTGTTAGAAAAAGAATTACTTGCACTACAAGAAAAAATGAGAAAACTAGTAGAAGAATCCAATAACAAAAAGAAagctaagaaaaaaatgaagGATAAGCAGAAGAAACAAATAACGAACAATGCGGTGCCTAAGCCCAATGCAGCTGCTGCTTACGCGGCGAAAGCAAATAATATTGCTGAGAATTTAG CGGCGCCGAGCAGCGTGCGCGGCAAGCCGGGCAGCaagcgcggcggcgcgggcggcgcggccggCAAGGcgggcgcccgcgccgcgcccggcAAGAAGAAGAGCTCCACGCccaccgccgcgccgccgccgcacccGCCGCCGCACCCCGACACCGACGACGAGGACCACGCCAAGCCCATGTCCTACGACGAGAAGCGGCAGCTCTCGCTCGACATCAACAAGCTGCCTG GTGATAAACTCGGTAAAGTAGTGCACATCATTCAAAGTAGAGAACCTTCTTTACGAGACTCCAACCCGGACGAAATCGAAATAGATTTTGAAACCCTCAAACCTTCAACGCTGCGTGAACTAGAGAACTACGTCGCATCATGTCTTCGAAAAAAGACAC ATCGAAAAGTGTCTGGTAAATCTAAGGATGAACAAATAGCTGAAAAGAAACAAGAATTAGAAAAGAGGCTGCAGGATGTATCTGGGCAACTAGGAACAAATAAAAAGCAGCAACAGAAAAAAG AGGGTTGTAAAGAGGCGCTGGGCGGCGGCATGTCGTCGTCGTCGAGTTCGTCCGACTCGTCCAACTCGTCGTCCAGTACCGACACCAGCTCGTCCGACAGCAGTGACAGCGAAGCAG gtacaGGTCCTAGCAGGACGCCTAAAAAGAAAGCGAAGAAGCAGCATCAACACCCACCGCAAGCG CAGAAACCCGTTCCAACTGTGACGGTCGCTACACCAGTGGCCCCTCCAGTGGCAGTGCCGGCCGCCGTGGAGCTGGCGCCTCCCGCGCCGGCCGACGTGAAGCCGGTGCCGGGCCCGGAGGCGGTGGCCGTGCAGCCCGACCACAAGGAGGCCGCCGCGCCGCCTGCGCCCGCGCTCGCaccgcctgcgcccgcgcccCCGCAGCCGCCCAACATCATCCCTGACTCTTCCATCGCACCCATTGTTCGAGAAGTTGAGGACCATAAGCCCATTCCTAAAATTGAACCACGGAATGGGCTGGATAAAGTTGATCCCTCTCAATACATTGACCCTATTGAACGGTCCTTGGCTAGTCTGGAGCGAAGTCTTAAAGCAGATGTGCCAATGGACGTTAGCGTTGGAGTTTCGGAGTCGTCGATGCGTCTAGAAGAAGAATTTTCCCTACCGAAGCCACAGATGATGCCAGATTCTGCTCACCAAAACCTGATGGCACAGCTTGGAGGCTTGACAGAGGTGGCTCGTGTGCCTGAACAGATTAAAACTGAAATGTACCTGCAGCCCCACAATGGATATGTGGAAAAAATGCAGCTTGAACGCGAGCATCTGCGACCCGATGTGAATCCTATTATCCAGGGCATGACCGTGCCACCAGTTTCGTCTATATTTGATCCAATACCATCAGCGCCACACAGTGTCATTTCTCAGTCTCATCACAACATCCCAAATGCACCGTGTTTAATCACACCTGCTGCGAAAAAAGAAGATATAAAACCTTTGCTCACACCTAAACCAATTGAAGACCTAATGGGAGTTCCCAACATGGTTTCTAACAATATGTCAGACCGAGCTAAATACGAGATGGAAAAAAAGATGGAAGATTCAAAAAATACTAACTTTGCACAAGCCTTCAAACTCAAACaagaacaaaatttaaaaaatgccaGCTCGTGGTCATCTCTGGCACAGGCTGGAAGTCCACAGAGTATACCAAACATGGGAACCAATcaccaaataaaacaaaaacctgTTATGGATAGTTTTCAG GCGTTTAAGAAGCAAGCTAAAGAGAAGATAGACCGCCAGAGAGCTCTTATAGAACAGCAAGAGTTGCGAAAGAAGGAACAGGCCGAGAGAGAAAGACAACGTCAAGAAACAGAGAGGCGACAACCCGACGAAGAAAAAATGAG AGTGGGCGCGGGTCCGCGTAAGGTGGAGAGCGCGGAGGTGGCGTCGCCGCGCGTGTCGCCGGTGGCGCGAGCgtcgccgcccgccgccgcggccgccgccgccgccgccgcgcccgacaAGCCCGCCGCCTCCGAGCGCGAGCGGCTGCGTCAGCGCGAGCAGGAGCGCCGCCGTCGAGAAGCC ATGGCTGGTCAAATCGATATGAACATGCAGAGCGATTTGATGGCGGCTTTTGAGGAATCACTGTAA
- the LOC124643969 gene encoding bromodomain-containing protein 3-like isoform X2, protein MPLSQRLDEPLVTIEIADSSTMQQAVDPLATTSTPTAEPVNGAPPDEPARRQGRMTNQLQFLQKNVMKAVWKHQFAWPFHQPVDAKKLNLPDYHKIIKKPMDLGTIKKRLESNYYYSAQECIQDFNTMFTNCYVYNKPGEDVVVMAQTLEKLFLNRIAQMDKEEKEIEAPSKGGKGGVKKRGTSTPGAAAVGAAGGATPAAAAAPRAPKPAPPAPHPALVGSTNTTTTPALPAPPATPPATHTGLPQQVATQPSSFHVAQPAAPPVSTIPAVALSQTQPAKVKKGVKRKADTTTPMGSSFEGGYTTPTIDQQSGPKPAKISTRRESGRQKKASRTGDDGFKMGGLSPSGAGASHHSVMTPQLAKSKEKLSDALKSCNEILKELFSKKHSGYAWPFYKPVDADLLGLHDYFDIIKKPMDLGTVKQKMDNRAYKTAAEFAADVRLIFTNCYKYNPPDHDVVAMARKLQDVFEMRYAKIPDEPVHVGVPHMDKGSSASSSESGSESDSESDDSEEERNNKVKLLEKELLALQEKMRKLVEESNNKKKAKKKMKDKQKKQITNNAVPKPNAAAAYAAKANNIAENLAAPSSVRGKPGSKRGGAGGAAGKAGARAAPGKKKSSTPTAAPPPHPPPHPDTDDEDHAKPMSYDEKRQLSLDINKLPGDKLGKVVHIIQSREPSLRDSNPDEIEIDFETLKPSTLRELENYVASCLRKKTHRKVSGKSKDEQIAEKKQELEKRLQDVSGQLGTNKKQQQKKEGCKEALGGGMSSSSSSSDSSNSSSSTDTSSSDSSDSEAGTGPSRTPKKKAKKQHQHPPQAKPVPTVTVATPVAPPVAVPAAVELAPPAPADVKPVPGPEAVAVQPDHKEAAAPPAPALAPPAPAPPQPPNIIPDSSIAPIVREVEDHKPIPKIEPRNGLDKVDPSQYIDPIERSLASLERSLKADVPMDVSVGVSESSMRLEEEFSLPKPQMMPDSAHQNLMAQLGGLTEVARVPEQIKTEMYLQPHNGYVEKMQLEREHLRPDVNPIIQGMTVPPVSSIFDPIPSAPHSVISQSHHNIPNAPCLITPAAKKEDIKPLLTPKPIEDLMGVPNMVSNNMSDRAKYEMEKKMEDSKNTNFAQAFKLKQEQNLKNASSWSSLAQAGSPQSIPNMGTNHQIKQKPVMDSFQAFKKQAKEKIDRQRALIEQQELRKKEQAERERQRQETERRQPDEEKMRVGAGPRKVESAEVASPRVSPVARASPPAAAAAAAAAAPDKPAASERERLRQREQERRRREAMAGQIDMNMQSDLMAAFEESL, encoded by the exons ATGCCTCTTAGTCAGAGATTGGATGAGCCTCTTGTTACAATTGAG ATTGCTGACTCCAGCACAATGCAGCAGGCAGTCGATCCTCTCGCTACTACCAGCACG CCGACGGCGGAGCCGGTCAATGGCGCTCCCCCCGATGAGCCGGCGCGGCGGCAGGGCCGGATGACAAATCAGCTACAATTTCTCCAAAAGAATGTAATGAAGGCAGTATGGAAACATCAGTTTGCGTGGCCTTTTCACCAACCTGtagatgcaaaaaaattaaacctccCT GACTACCATAAGATAATTAAGAAGCCCATGGACTTAGGAACAATAAAGAAAAGGCTTGAGTCCAACTATTACTATTCAGCTCAGGAATGTATTCAAGATTTCAACACCATGTTCACCAACTGCTATGTTTACAATAAACCAGGCGAGGATGTAGTAGTTATGGCACAAACTTTGGAGAAATTATTTCTGAATCGG ATAGCTCAGATGGACAAGGAGGAAAAGGAAATCGAGGCGCCGTCGAAAGGTGGCAAGGGTGGGGTCAAGAAGCGCGGGACGAGCACGCCGGGCGCCGCAGCAGTTGGGGCAGCCGGCGGCGCcacgcccgccgccgccgccgcgccgcgcgcgcccaagcccgcgccgcccgcgccgcaccCCGCGCTCGTGGGCTCCACCAACACCACCACCACGCCCGCgctgcccgcgccgcccgccacgCCGCCCGCCACGCACACCGGACTGCCGCAGCAG GTGGCGACGCAGCCGTCCAGCTTCCACGTGGCCCAGCCGGCGGCCCCGCCAGTCTCGACGATACCAGCGGTAGCATTATCCCAAACGCAGCCGGCCAAG GTGAAAAAGGGTGTGAAGAGAAAAGCCGATACTACGACGCCTATGGGAAGCTCTTTTGAAGGGGGCTATACAACACCTACCATAGATCAGCAGAGTGGTCCCAAACCTGCTAAAATCTCCACAAGGAGAGAAAGTGGTCGACAGAAGAAG GCGAGCCGGACAGGGGATGATGGATTTAAAATGGGAGGTTTATCTCCTAGCGGTGCTGGCGCTTCGCACCACTCTGTCATGACTCCTCAGCTTGCTAAGAGTAAAGAGAAACTCTCTGATGCTCTTAAGAGTTGTAATGAAATTCTAAAAGAACTTTTCTCTAAAAAACATTCA GGTTATGCCTGGCCGTTTTATAAACCTGTAGATGCTGATTTGCTTGGACTTCatgattattttgatattattaagaAACCCATGGACCTTGGAACCGTGAAACAAAAGATGGACAATAGAGCATATAAAACAGCCGCTGAATTTGCCGCCGACGTACGTCTAATATTCACGAATTGTTATAAATATAACCCGCCGGACCATGATGTCGTTGCAATGGCTCGAAAACTTCAGGATGTCTTTGAGATGAG ATATGCCAAGATTCCTGACGAACCCGTACACGTAGGCGTCCCGCATATGGATAAGGGCAGCTCTGCATCAAGTTCGGAGTCTGGCTCCGAGTCTGATTCTGAATCTGATGATtcagaagaagaaagaaataacAAAGTTAAGCTGTTAGAAAAAGAATTACTTGCACTACAAGAAAAAATGAGAAAACTAGTAGAAGAATCCAATAACAAAAAGAAagctaagaaaaaaatgaagGATAAGCAGAAGAAACAAATAACGAACAATGCGGTGCCTAAGCCCAATGCAGCTGCTGCTTACGCGGCGAAAGCAAATAATATTGCTGAGAATTTAG CGGCGCCGAGCAGCGTGCGCGGCAAGCCGGGCAGCaagcgcggcggcgcgggcggcgcggccggCAAGGcgggcgcccgcgccgcgcccggcAAGAAGAAGAGCTCCACGCccaccgccgcgccgccgccgcacccGCCGCCGCACCCCGACACCGACGACGAGGACCACGCCAAGCCCATGTCCTACGACGAGAAGCGGCAGCTCTCGCTCGACATCAACAAGCTGCCTG GTGATAAACTCGGTAAAGTAGTGCACATCATTCAAAGTAGAGAACCTTCTTTACGAGACTCCAACCCGGACGAAATCGAAATAGATTTTGAAACCCTCAAACCTTCAACGCTGCGTGAACTAGAGAACTACGTCGCATCATGTCTTCGAAAAAAGACAC ATCGAAAAGTGTCTGGTAAATCTAAGGATGAACAAATAGCTGAAAAGAAACAAGAATTAGAAAAGAGGCTGCAGGATGTATCTGGGCAACTAGGAACAAATAAAAAGCAGCAACAGAAAAAAG AGGGTTGTAAAGAGGCGCTGGGCGGCGGCATGTCGTCGTCGTCGAGTTCGTCCGACTCGTCCAACTCGTCGTCCAGTACCGACACCAGCTCGTCCGACAGCAGTGACAGCGAAGCAG gtacaGGTCCTAGCAGGACGCCTAAAAAGAAAGCGAAGAAGCAGCATCAACACCCACCGCAAGCG AAACCCGTTCCAACTGTGACGGTCGCTACACCAGTGGCCCCTCCAGTGGCAGTGCCGGCCGCCGTGGAGCTGGCGCCTCCCGCGCCGGCCGACGTGAAGCCGGTGCCGGGCCCGGAGGCGGTGGCCGTGCAGCCCGACCACAAGGAGGCCGCCGCGCCGCCTGCGCCCGCGCTCGCaccgcctgcgcccgcgcccCCGCAGCCGCCCAACATCATCCCTGACTCTTCCATCGCACCCATTGTTCGAGAAGTTGAGGACCATAAGCCCATTCCTAAAATTGAACCACGGAATGGGCTGGATAAAGTTGATCCCTCTCAATACATTGACCCTATTGAACGGTCCTTGGCTAGTCTGGAGCGAAGTCTTAAAGCAGATGTGCCAATGGACGTTAGCGTTGGAGTTTCGGAGTCGTCGATGCGTCTAGAAGAAGAATTTTCCCTACCGAAGCCACAGATGATGCCAGATTCTGCTCACCAAAACCTGATGGCACAGCTTGGAGGCTTGACAGAGGTGGCTCGTGTGCCTGAACAGATTAAAACTGAAATGTACCTGCAGCCCCACAATGGATATGTGGAAAAAATGCAGCTTGAACGCGAGCATCTGCGACCCGATGTGAATCCTATTATCCAGGGCATGACCGTGCCACCAGTTTCGTCTATATTTGATCCAATACCATCAGCGCCACACAGTGTCATTTCTCAGTCTCATCACAACATCCCAAATGCACCGTGTTTAATCACACCTGCTGCGAAAAAAGAAGATATAAAACCTTTGCTCACACCTAAACCAATTGAAGACCTAATGGGAGTTCCCAACATGGTTTCTAACAATATGTCAGACCGAGCTAAATACGAGATGGAAAAAAAGATGGAAGATTCAAAAAATACTAACTTTGCACAAGCCTTCAAACTCAAACaagaacaaaatttaaaaaatgccaGCTCGTGGTCATCTCTGGCACAGGCTGGAAGTCCACAGAGTATACCAAACATGGGAACCAATcaccaaataaaacaaaaacctgTTATGGATAGTTTTCAG GCGTTTAAGAAGCAAGCTAAAGAGAAGATAGACCGCCAGAGAGCTCTTATAGAACAGCAAGAGTTGCGAAAGAAGGAACAGGCCGAGAGAGAAAGACAACGTCAAGAAACAGAGAGGCGACAACCCGACGAAGAAAAAATGAG AGTGGGCGCGGGTCCGCGTAAGGTGGAGAGCGCGGAGGTGGCGTCGCCGCGCGTGTCGCCGGTGGCGCGAGCgtcgccgcccgccgccgcggccgccgccgccgccgccgcgcccgacaAGCCCGCCGCCTCCGAGCGCGAGCGGCTGCGTCAGCGCGAGCAGGAGCGCCGCCGTCGAGAAGCC ATGGCTGGTCAAATCGATATGAACATGCAGAGCGATTTGATGGCGGCTTTTGAGGAATCACTGTAA